One part of the Ornithodoros turicata isolate Travis chromosome 2, ASM3712646v1, whole genome shotgun sequence genome encodes these proteins:
- the LOC135382956 gene encoding uncharacterized protein LOC135382956, with protein sequence MATEMSAQDYDILVENLDDDELEALLFDEMLNERGPPATFLSKVRLNLAGMTADEARKLFRFEKKDLPRLRSALRLPPRLCTANGTIIDGVNALAVALRRLAYRNRLCDLEMLFGRHMSTLSSISNQVNAHIATTFGHLISGFKCHDWLNLEQFAKAVHDKGAPLPNCWGFIDGTARAICQPSSDQKAYFSGHKRFHCLKYQGIMCPNGIIVRLDGPYQGNRHDVGILRDSGLYCDLEEFMGDRSYVLYGDPAYPLKPLLQRPFSTTRISPEQAMFNKRMSSVRQAVEWGLERP encoded by the exons ATGGCGACTGAAATGAGCGCGCAGGATTATGACATCCTTGTTGAGAATTTAGATGACGACGAGTTGGAGGCGCTGTTATTTGACGAGATGCTCAATGAGCGAGGCCCTCCAGCAACTTTCCTGTCGAAGGTGCGGTTGAATCTGGCGGGTATGACGGCAGATGAAGCTCGCAAGCTGTTCAGGTTCGAGAAAAAGGACCTTCCTCGTCTGAGGTCTGCCCTCAGACTTCCTCCTCGGCTGTGCACAGCGAATGGCACTATCATCGACGGAGTAAACGCACTCGCCGTTGCTCTGAGGCGACTCGCCTACCGAAACCGcctgtgtgatttggaaatgcTGTTTGGTCGCCACATGTCGACGCTTTCCTCCATCTCAAATCAGGTGAACGCGCATATCGCGACAACGTTTGGCCACCTGATAAGCGGCTTCAAGTGCCACGACTGGTTGAACCTCGAGCAGTTCGCGAAG GCCGTGCATGACAAAGGGGCACCACTACCGAACTGCTGGGGATTCATCGATGGCACAGCAAGAGCAATTTGCCAACCGTCATCGGACCAGAAGGCATATTTTTCTGGCCACAAGCGGTTCCATTGCCTCAAGTACCAGGGCATAATGTGCCCAAATGGCATCATCGTAAGACTGGATGGTCCATACCAAGGGAACAGACATGATGTTG GCATCTTACGTGACAGTGGCCTCTACTGCGACCTGGAGGAATTCATGGGGGACAGATCCTATGTGCTGTATGGTGACCCAGCCTACCCGTTAAAACCGTTGCTACAGCGGCCATTTTCGACTACGCGAATAAGCCCTGAACAAGCCATGTTCAACAAGAGGATGAGTTCAGTGAGGCAGGCTGTGGAATGGGGTTTGGAAAG GCCATAA